A region of Paenibacillus thiaminolyticus DNA encodes the following proteins:
- a CDS encoding MurR/RpiR family transcriptional regulator produces the protein MSSQVPAVIAKIVSQTQKLTYGENQIANFVIHNPEFITRNTITAIANEIGVSETSINRFCKKVGFKGFNDFKIAFAQDAFYRDMQAKKKERREINVIDALALDYNELIVNTSALITEDQLHQVVELLKGARRIVLIGLFDSFLAAMALKNRLAIIGVHADAINDSREMKIAASQCGPEDVVIAFSRSGSTREIIDAVSIAQVNQAKTVAVTCYDSSPITENAVVDIIAPDKISVNNSAFMSNHITFLFVVDLIMSVFISSDKQYLKKKLDSEGILASDQSITNYFL, from the coding sequence ATGTCTTCACAGGTTCCGGCGGTCATCGCAAAAATTGTATCGCAAACGCAAAAATTAACATACGGCGAAAATCAAATCGCCAATTTTGTTATACACAATCCGGAATTCATCACCCGTAACACGATTACGGCGATCGCGAATGAAATCGGCGTATCCGAGACAAGCATCAACCGTTTTTGCAAAAAGGTGGGCTTCAAAGGGTTCAACGATTTTAAAATCGCGTTTGCCCAGGATGCGTTTTACCGGGATATGCAGGCCAAGAAGAAAGAGAGACGCGAGATTAACGTCATTGATGCGCTGGCTCTCGACTATAACGAGCTGATCGTCAACACTTCGGCTCTTATTACAGAAGATCAGCTTCATCAAGTGGTCGAGCTGTTGAAGGGGGCGCGCCGAATCGTCCTCATCGGCTTGTTCGATTCGTTCCTCGCGGCCATGGCATTGAAGAACCGGCTCGCGATTATCGGCGTTCATGCCGATGCCATCAACGATAGCAGGGAAATGAAAATCGCGGCCTCCCAATGCGGTCCCGAGGATGTCGTCATCGCCTTCTCGCGTTCGGGTTCGACGCGGGAGATTATCGATGCCGTCTCCATCGCGCAGGTCAATCAGGCCAAGACCGTGGCAGTCACCTGTTATGACTCATCGCCGATTACGGAAAATGCGGTGGTTGATATTATTGCGCCGGATAAAATCTCGGTCAATAACAGCGCTTTTATGTCCAACCATATCACGTTTCTGTTTGTCGTCGATCTCATTATGAGCGTTTTCATTTCATCGGATAAGCAGTATTTGAAGAAAAAGCTGGACAGCGAAGGGATATTGGCCAGCGATCAGTCGATAACGAATTATTTTCTGTGA